From the Chloroflexus aurantiacus J-10-fl genome, one window contains:
- a CDS encoding MFS transporter, which yields MNEGRKWWALAAVGTGVLVSTIDGSIVNIALNTLVQAFASNLNVVEWVVLGYLLTLVCTLLIMGRLGDMYGKRRMYLIGFALFTIASLLCATAPSIAALIGFRVLQGIGAAMIQAVGPALLVTAFPARERGMALGAIGSFVAAGILIGPALGGVLLQYVGWEAIFFVNLPIGVLGWWLTIRSIAPDHTTRPGQRFDLIGAVLMAVTLFCLLLGLTEGPLWGWGDSRVIGLFAASLIGGILFVWWEWRHPQPMLQLRMFRRLAFSLNLLAALILFLGISFNLLLTPLFFQLVYQFDLQRTGLMLMALPIALSLTSPISGRLSDRFGPRVLTIVGLLVTGCALLGLSTTTPVTPPLQMLSFLILLGFGVGLFQSPNNSTVLGNAPPEALGVASGLLAVVRTVGQTGGIALAGAIWASQIFALNGGPVTPITAAPPPILAGGYDIAMRVAALLAAIAIVPSLIGGYALQRQMAPARPPVAD from the coding sequence GTGAACGAAGGGCGCAAATGGTGGGCATTAGCAGCGGTCGGCACCGGTGTGCTGGTTTCGACCATTGATGGCTCGATTGTCAATATTGCTCTGAACACCCTGGTACAGGCGTTTGCCAGCAATCTGAATGTTGTCGAATGGGTGGTCTTGGGCTACTTACTGACCCTGGTCTGCACACTCTTGATCATGGGTCGTCTGGGAGATATGTATGGCAAACGCCGGATGTATCTGATCGGCTTTGCCCTCTTTACCATCGCTTCGTTGCTCTGCGCCACCGCGCCGTCGATTGCAGCCCTGATCGGCTTTCGGGTGCTACAGGGAATTGGGGCCGCAATGATTCAAGCCGTCGGCCCGGCATTGCTGGTAACTGCCTTCCCTGCCCGTGAACGTGGCATGGCGCTGGGAGCGATTGGCTCCTTCGTCGCCGCCGGTATTCTAATCGGGCCGGCCCTGGGTGGCGTGCTGTTGCAGTACGTCGGCTGGGAAGCGATCTTCTTCGTCAACTTGCCGATTGGTGTGCTGGGCTGGTGGCTCACCATCCGCTCAATCGCACCCGACCACACGACGCGCCCCGGTCAGCGGTTTGATCTGATCGGAGCGGTATTGATGGCTGTCACCCTGTTTTGCCTCCTGCTGGGGCTGACCGAAGGGCCATTGTGGGGATGGGGTGATAGTCGCGTGATCGGCCTCTTTGCAGCCTCGCTGATCGGTGGAATACTGTTTGTCTGGTGGGAATGGCGTCATCCGCAGCCAATGCTGCAATTGCGCATGTTCCGCCGACTGGCCTTCTCGCTCAATCTGCTGGCCGCGCTGATCCTCTTTCTTGGTATTTCCTTCAACCTGCTGCTGACGCCACTCTTCTTTCAACTGGTATACCAGTTTGATCTCCAGCGCACCGGCTTGATGCTCATGGCGCTCCCCATTGCCCTCTCGCTCACCTCGCCGATCAGCGGACGGCTTTCAGACCGGTTTGGGCCGCGAGTGTTGACTATCGTCGGATTGCTGGTGACCGGATGTGCCTTGCTGGGCCTGAGTACGACCACACCGGTCACACCACCGCTGCAAATGTTGAGTTTTCTGATATTACTGGGATTTGGAGTAGGTTTGTTCCAAAGCCCGAATAACAGTACAGTGTTAGGCAACGCCCCGCCAGAGGCATTGGGGGTGGCGAGTGGTTTACTGGCGGTCGTCCGCACTGTCGGCCAAACCGGTGGCATTGCTCTGGCCGGTGCGATATGGGCATCGCAGATCTTTGCGTTGAACGGCGGCCCGGTGACTCCCATCACTGCGGCACCGCCACCGATTCTGGCCGGCGGCTACGATATAGCAATGCGCGTTGCCGCGTTGCTTGCTGCAATCGCGATTGTGCCATCGTTGATCGGCGGCTATGCACTTCAACGTCAAATGGCACCGGCCAGACCGCCGGTTGCCGATTAA
- a CDS encoding FHA domain-containing protein — protein sequence MSRELTLIGVSGSRTGQQIVVNRRSMVIGSARQCDIVLHDRQVLERHAEIVQALERWFVAPLDGSALVALNGQRISSRQRLQNGDLLSIGSATFKVADR from the coding sequence ATGAGTCGGGAATTAACCCTCATCGGTGTGTCCGGTTCGCGAACCGGGCAACAGATCGTGGTCAACCGACGCAGTATGGTGATCGGGAGTGCCCGTCAATGCGACATTGTGCTGCATGACCGGCAAGTCCTCGAACGCCATGCCGAGATTGTGCAGGCTTTAGAGCGCTGGTTTGTCGCGCCACTCGACGGCAGTGCCCTGGTTGCGCTCAACGGTCAGCGGATTAGCTCGCGTCAACGTTTGCAGAATGGCGATCTACTCTCAATCGGTAGTGCAACTTTTAAGGTGGCCGACCGCTAG
- a CDS encoding DUF190 domain-containing protein yields the protein MAAPAVQRVRIYLNGEDRSGDRPLYQVVLAELRQSGATGATVIAALTGFGPRRQVPPLADRQPVVIEWVDHAGRIKRLLPLIGELAPSALITVEPVEVVQGALRPGGPFGAEQMVSDLMQVPSRTIAHNASLIEALEHFVTARAEVLPVIDNNTVIGVISTRELAWRAGLRLAPELLRVLGPAEGTALVAALKGRSVGEIVNREVCGIAPTTPIPQALTMMIEWGYTEIPVVDDQGRLAGVFGQREVLQAAARTLTAVQTSEGVQVRMVMQAATARIALGQSLATALALLITAPGQLLFVVDEAGRLVGTLRLASVLNHFQGDERSLLLAAIQRAQPTPATALPGARQTIDTLVEPPPSTVALDASLGSAAQQLLDHNAERLPVVDHDGRLSGIIARGALIRALLQQSE from the coding sequence ATGGCGGCTCCAGCAGTACAACGGGTGCGAATCTACTTGAACGGCGAGGATCGGAGCGGAGATCGTCCCCTTTACCAGGTAGTATTAGCCGAATTGCGCCAGAGTGGGGCAACCGGTGCGACAGTGATTGCAGCCCTGACCGGCTTTGGGCCACGTCGGCAGGTACCTCCCCTTGCCGACCGCCAGCCGGTAGTGATTGAGTGGGTTGATCACGCCGGTCGCATCAAACGGCTCCTTCCCCTGATCGGCGAGCTGGCACCTTCAGCTTTAATCACCGTTGAACCGGTCGAGGTAGTTCAGGGTGCTCTACGTCCGGGCGGGCCATTCGGGGCTGAACAGATGGTATCCGATCTGATGCAGGTGCCGTCCAGAACTATTGCGCATAACGCCTCGCTTATTGAGGCCCTAGAGCACTTTGTGACGGCCAGGGCAGAGGTACTGCCTGTTATTGACAACAACACGGTGATCGGTGTTATCTCGACCCGTGAACTGGCGTGGCGGGCAGGGTTGCGCCTGGCTCCAGAATTGCTCAGAGTACTGGGACCGGCGGAAGGCACTGCACTGGTGGCAGCGTTGAAGGGACGAAGCGTAGGCGAGATTGTCAACCGCGAGGTGTGTGGAATTGCGCCGACAACACCAATCCCCCAGGCGCTCACGATGATGATCGAATGGGGATATACCGAGATACCGGTTGTTGATGATCAGGGCCGCCTGGCCGGAGTCTTTGGTCAGCGCGAGGTCTTACAGGCCGCAGCTCGAACACTCACCGCTGTCCAGACTTCAGAAGGTGTGCAGGTTCGTATGGTCATGCAGGCCGCTACCGCCCGGATTGCGCTCGGCCAATCACTGGCAACCGCGCTTGCGCTACTTATCACAGCACCCGGCCAACTCTTGTTCGTCGTTGATGAGGCCGGTCGTCTGGTCGGCACCTTACGCCTGGCCAGTGTCCTCAATCATTTCCAGGGTGACGAGCGGAGTCTACTGTTAGCAGCAATTCAACGTGCGCAACCAACGCCGGCGACGGCACTGCCCGGCGCTCGCCAAACGATAGACACCCTGGTCGAGCCACCTCCATCTACCGTCGCACTTGATGCCAGCCTCGGCTCAGCGGCACAACAGTTGCTTGACCATAACGCCGAGCGCTTACCGGTCGTTGATCACGATGGTCGACTGTCGGGTATAATCGCACGTGGTGCCCTGATCAGGGCCTTATTACAACAAAGCGAATAG